The genomic region ATGCCTTGCGGACAATTTATTGCCGCCCGCCGTGGAGAATCCGGAGGGGCAGGGTTTTGGCGCATAAAAAGAACGCCCCTGTGCGGCTGGTCTGTAACTGCTGCACAAGGGCGTTTTTTCAAGTATTCAGTTGGTTGCGCTTCAGCGTACCTTCAGCTTGAGAAAGCGCTTTTTGCCGAGCTTGACCACGTATTCCCCGGCTGCAAGCGGGGTGATGGCGTCTTCGCAGCGTTCTCCGTCAATGGAGAGCGCGCCTTCTTTCATCAGGCGTTTAGCTTCGCCCCGGCTTTTAACAAGGCCTGCGGCCTCAAGAAACACCGTGGGAGTGCTGTCTTCACCGCAGGCGCACTGGTGCTCGGGCATGTCGTCCGGCACGCCGCCGCCAGCAAAAACGGCATTAAAGCCCTGCTTTGCTTCATCGGCATCTTTTTCGCTGTGGTAGCGGGCCACCATCTCGTGGGCAAGATTTTCCTTGGCGGCCTTGGGGTGCAGCTCGCCGCTGGCCACGGAAGCCTTGAGGGCTGCAATGTCTTCAAGGCTTTTGGCCGAAAGCAGCTCATAGTAGCGCCACATGAGTTCATCAGAGATGGCCATGACCTTGCCGAAAATCTGGGAAGGCGCTTCGTCAATACCAATGTAGTTGCCGTAAGATTTCGACATCTTGCGCACACCATCGGTGCCTTCGAGCAGGGGCAGGGTCAGAATGCACTGGCTTTCTATGCCGTAGTGCGCCTGGAGGGTGCGGCCCACCAGCAGATTGAACTTCTGGTCTGTGCCGCCCATTTCCACATCGCTCTTGAGGGCGACGGAGTCATAACCCTGACACAGCGGATACAGAAATTCGTGGATTGATATGGGGCGCTGTTCACGGAAACGCTTTTCAAAATCATCGCGTTCCATCATGCGGGCAACGGTATAGCTGGAAGCCAGCTTGATAAAGCCCGTGGCATCCATCTTGCCCAGCCAGGCCGAGTTGAAAGCAACCTCGGTCTTCTGCGGGTCAAGAATCTTGAAAACCTGCTTTTTGTAGGTTTCCGCGTTGGCAAGAACTTGTTCCTCAGTGAGGGGGGGGCGGGTTTCCGAGCGACCGGAAGGGTCGCCTATGCGGCCCGTAAAGT from Desulfovibrio sp. UIB00 harbors:
- the tyrS gene encoding tyrosine--tRNA ligase, with the protein product MTDIDRQMATIKRGMAELIDENELRKKIARGKPLRIKVGFDPTAPDLHLGHTVVMHKMRHFQELGHHVIFLIGDFTGRIGDPSGRSETRPPLTEEQVLANAETYKKQVFKILDPQKTEVAFNSAWLGKMDATGFIKLASSYTVARMMERDDFEKRFREQRPISIHEFLYPLCQGYDSVALKSDVEMGGTDQKFNLLVGRTLQAHYGIESQCILTLPLLEGTDGVRKMSKSYGNYIGIDEAPSQIFGKVMAISDELMWRYYELLSAKSLEDIAALKASVASGELHPKAAKENLAHEMVARYHSEKDADEAKQGFNAVFAGGGVPDDMPEHQCACGEDSTPTVFLEAAGLVKSRGEAKRLMKEGALSIDGERCEDAITPLAAGEYVVKLGKKRFLKLKVR